A portion of the Canis lupus baileyi chromosome 38, mCanLup2.hap1, whole genome shotgun sequence genome contains these proteins:
- the LOC140626907 gene encoding low affinity immunoglobulin gamma Fc region receptor III-A isoform X4, whose protein sequence is MWQLVSSTALLLLVSAGTQADVPKAVVVLEPKWNRVLTMDSVTLKCQGDHLLRDNYTWLHNGRPISNQISTYIIKNASIKNSGEYRCQTDQSKLSDPVQLEVHTGWLLLQVPRLVFQEGELIQLKCHSWKNTPVRNVQYFQNGRGKKFFYNNSEYHIPAATSEHNGSYFCRGIIGKKNESSEAVNIIIQGSSLPSTSLLLSHWPQIPFSLVMALLFAVDTGLYFAVQRDLRSSMGNLKNSKVIWSQGS, encoded by the exons ATGTGGCAGCTGGTGTCCTCAACGGCCCTGCTACTTCTAG TTTCTGCTGGCACACAAGCTG ATGTCCCAAAGGCTGTGGTGGTTCTGGAACCCAAATGGAACAGGGTACTCACAATGGACAGTGTGACTCTGAAATGCCAGGGGGACCATCTCCTTAGAGACAACTACACGTGGCTGCACAATGGGAGACCCATCTCAAATCAGATATCCACCTACATCATCAAAAATGCCAGCATTAAAAACAGTGGAGAGTACAGGTGCCAGACAGACCAATCCAAACTCAGTGACCCGGTGCAGCTAGAAGTCCACACTG gcTGGCTCTTGCTCCAGGTCCCTCGGTTGGTGTTCCAGGAGGGGGAGCTCATTCAACTGAAGTGCCATAGCTGGAAGAACACGCCCGTACGGAACGTTCAGTATTTTCAGAATGGAAGAGGCAAGAAGTTTTTTTACAATAATTCTGAGTACCACATTCCAGCAGCAACAAGTGAACACAATGGCTCCTACTTCTGCAGGGGGATTATCGGGAAGAAAAACGAGTCTTCGGAGGCTGTGAACATCATCATTCAAG GTTCTTCGCTTCCATCAACCTCACTACTCCTTTCACACTGGCCCCAAATCCCTTTCTCCCTGGTGATGGCACTCCTATTTGCAGTGGACACTGGGCtgtattttgctgtgcagagagACCTTCGAAGCTCAATGGGGAACCTGAAAAACAGCAAAGTCATATGGAGCCAGGGCTCTTAG
- the LOC140626907 gene encoding low affinity immunoglobulin gamma Fc region receptor III-A isoform X1: MWQLVSSTALLLLVSAGTQAADVPKAVVVLEPKWNRVLTMDSVTLKCQGDHLLRDNYTWLHNGRPISNQISTYIIKNASIKNSGEYRCQTDQSKLSDPVQLEVHTGWLLLQVPRLVFQEGELIQLKCHSWKNTPVRNVQYFQNGRGKKFFYNNSEYHIPAATSEHNGSYFCRGIIGKKNESSEAVNIIIQDDQGSAEAMEPHGPRLISKPSCWERVLGPRPGRRVYKRPRLRDVHTAVSGSSGRGDLASRAGSPGIPVRGSGPGRPPLLPGGKLLWAPCGPRAPRLRRRHTHPLHHGPLRRGTHSVWPGVAPSSASTQNLLFLLHHRAPPRGFQFRGRSKFPVMLGELRGHTVDRGVCAQIMCVCVSHKLAQ, from the exons ATGTGGCAGCTGGTGTCCTCAACGGCCCTGCTACTTCTAG TTTCTGCTGGCACACAAGCTG CAGATGTCCCAAAGGCTGTGGTGGTTCTGGAACCCAAATGGAACAGGGTACTCACAATGGACAGTGTGACTCTGAAATGCCAGGGGGACCATCTCCTTAGAGACAACTACACGTGGCTGCACAATGGGAGACCCATCTCAAATCAGATATCCACCTACATCATCAAAAATGCCAGCATTAAAAACAGTGGAGAGTACAGGTGCCAGACAGACCAATCCAAACTCAGTGACCCGGTGCAGCTAGAAGTCCACACTG gcTGGCTCTTGCTCCAGGTCCCTCGGTTGGTGTTCCAGGAGGGGGAGCTCATTCAACTGAAGTGCCATAGCTGGAAGAACACGCCCGTACGGAACGTTCAGTATTTTCAGAATGGAAGAGGCAAGAAGTTTTTTTACAATAATTCTGAGTACCACATTCCAGCAGCAACAAGTGAACACAATGGCTCCTACTTCTGCAGGGGGATTATCGGGAAGAAAAACGAGTCTTCGGAGGCTGTGAACATCATCATTCAAG aCGATCAGGGGTCAGCTGAAGCAATGGAACCTCACGGACCAAGACTAATCTCCAAGCCCAGCTGTTGGGAACGTGTATTAGGCCCGCGGCCAGGACGCAGAGTCTATAAACGCCCGAGACTTAGAGACGTTCACACTGCAGTATCCGGATCCTCTGGGCGCGGAGACCTCGCATCCAGAGCCGGCAGCCCAGGGATCCCGGTCAGGGGCTCAGGGCCCGGCCGGCCTCCTCTCCTGCCTGGGGGGAAgctcctctgggctccctgcggcccccgagccccccgcctCCGCCGCAGGCACACCCATCCCCTGCACCACGGCCCTCTGCGGCGAGGCACCCACAGTGTGTGGCCGGGCGTGGCACCCTCCTCAGCCTCCACCCAGAACCTCCTCTTCCTTCTACACCACCGCGCTCCACCCCGTGGGTTCCAGTTTAGGGGCAGGTCAAAGTTTCCAGTGATGTTGGGTGAACTGAGAGGACACACGGTAGATAGAGGTGTGTGCGCAcagattatgtgtgtgtgtgtatctcacaagCTTGCCCAATGA
- the LOC140626907 gene encoding low affinity immunoglobulin gamma Fc region receptor III-A isoform X3: protein MWQLVSSTALLLLVSAGTQAADVPKAVVVLEPKWNRVLTMDSVTLKCQGDHLLRDNYTWLHNGRPISNQISTYIIKNASIKNSGEYRCQTDQSKLSDPVQLEVHTGWLLLQVPRLVFQEGELIQLKCHSWKNTPVRNVQYFQNGRGKKFFYNNSEYHIPAATSEHNGSYFCRGIIGKKNESSEAVNIIIQGSSLPSTSLLLSHWPQIPFSLVMALLFAVDTGLYFAVQRDLRSSMGNLKNSKVIWSQGS, encoded by the exons ATGTGGCAGCTGGTGTCCTCAACGGCCCTGCTACTTCTAG TTTCTGCTGGCACACAAGCTG CAGATGTCCCAAAGGCTGTGGTGGTTCTGGAACCCAAATGGAACAGGGTACTCACAATGGACAGTGTGACTCTGAAATGCCAGGGGGACCATCTCCTTAGAGACAACTACACGTGGCTGCACAATGGGAGACCCATCTCAAATCAGATATCCACCTACATCATCAAAAATGCCAGCATTAAAAACAGTGGAGAGTACAGGTGCCAGACAGACCAATCCAAACTCAGTGACCCGGTGCAGCTAGAAGTCCACACTG gcTGGCTCTTGCTCCAGGTCCCTCGGTTGGTGTTCCAGGAGGGGGAGCTCATTCAACTGAAGTGCCATAGCTGGAAGAACACGCCCGTACGGAACGTTCAGTATTTTCAGAATGGAAGAGGCAAGAAGTTTTTTTACAATAATTCTGAGTACCACATTCCAGCAGCAACAAGTGAACACAATGGCTCCTACTTCTGCAGGGGGATTATCGGGAAGAAAAACGAGTCTTCGGAGGCTGTGAACATCATCATTCAAG GTTCTTCGCTTCCATCAACCTCACTACTCCTTTCACACTGGCCCCAAATCCCTTTCTCCCTGGTGATGGCACTCCTATTTGCAGTGGACACTGGGCtgtattttgctgtgcagagagACCTTCGAAGCTCAATGGGGAACCTGAAAAACAGCAAAGTCATATGGAGCCAGGGCTCTTAG
- the LOC140626907 gene encoding low affinity immunoglobulin gamma Fc region receptor III-A isoform X2, with protein MWQLVSSTALLLLVSAGTQADVPKAVVVLEPKWNRVLTMDSVTLKCQGDHLLRDNYTWLHNGRPISNQISTYIIKNASIKNSGEYRCQTDQSKLSDPVQLEVHTGWLLLQVPRLVFQEGELIQLKCHSWKNTPVRNVQYFQNGRGKKFFYNNSEYHIPAATSEHNGSYFCRGIIGKKNESSEAVNIIIQDDQGSAEAMEPHGPRLISKPSCWERVLGPRPGRRVYKRPRLRDVHTAVSGSSGRGDLASRAGSPGIPVRGSGPGRPPLLPGGKLLWAPCGPRAPRLRRRHTHPLHHGPLRRGTHSVWPGVAPSSASTQNLLFLLHHRAPPRGFQFRGRSKFPVMLGELRGHTVDRGVCAQIMCVCVSHKLAQ; from the exons ATGTGGCAGCTGGTGTCCTCAACGGCCCTGCTACTTCTAG TTTCTGCTGGCACACAAGCTG ATGTCCCAAAGGCTGTGGTGGTTCTGGAACCCAAATGGAACAGGGTACTCACAATGGACAGTGTGACTCTGAAATGCCAGGGGGACCATCTCCTTAGAGACAACTACACGTGGCTGCACAATGGGAGACCCATCTCAAATCAGATATCCACCTACATCATCAAAAATGCCAGCATTAAAAACAGTGGAGAGTACAGGTGCCAGACAGACCAATCCAAACTCAGTGACCCGGTGCAGCTAGAAGTCCACACTG gcTGGCTCTTGCTCCAGGTCCCTCGGTTGGTGTTCCAGGAGGGGGAGCTCATTCAACTGAAGTGCCATAGCTGGAAGAACACGCCCGTACGGAACGTTCAGTATTTTCAGAATGGAAGAGGCAAGAAGTTTTTTTACAATAATTCTGAGTACCACATTCCAGCAGCAACAAGTGAACACAATGGCTCCTACTTCTGCAGGGGGATTATCGGGAAGAAAAACGAGTCTTCGGAGGCTGTGAACATCATCATTCAAG aCGATCAGGGGTCAGCTGAAGCAATGGAACCTCACGGACCAAGACTAATCTCCAAGCCCAGCTGTTGGGAACGTGTATTAGGCCCGCGGCCAGGACGCAGAGTCTATAAACGCCCGAGACTTAGAGACGTTCACACTGCAGTATCCGGATCCTCTGGGCGCGGAGACCTCGCATCCAGAGCCGGCAGCCCAGGGATCCCGGTCAGGGGCTCAGGGCCCGGCCGGCCTCCTCTCCTGCCTGGGGGGAAgctcctctgggctccctgcggcccccgagccccccgcctCCGCCGCAGGCACACCCATCCCCTGCACCACGGCCCTCTGCGGCGAGGCACCCACAGTGTGTGGCCGGGCGTGGCACCCTCCTCAGCCTCCACCCAGAACCTCCTCTTCCTTCTACACCACCGCGCTCCACCCCGTGGGTTCCAGTTTAGGGGCAGGTCAAAGTTTCCAGTGATGTTGGGTGAACTGAGAGGACACACGGTAGATAGAGGTGTGTGCGCAcagattatgtgtgtgtgtgtatctcacaagCTTGCCCAATGA